DNA from Stutzerimonas decontaminans:
GCTGATCAGTCTGTCGGTGACCTTGATCGACAGCCTGCTTGAGCGCGCTCCGCGGGAGCAATTGCTGGAGTTGCTTGCTCGCTCGTTTCACGCAGCGGTACAGGCGCGCAATATCGCAGGGTACGTGCTGTCCCGCCACGAGGAGGAGGTGTTCATCGCAGCGCTGCTCTACAACATCGGTGAACTGGCATTCTGGGGTTGTGGTGGTGAACAGGTCGAGGAGCTGGCACTCCAGCTGGCACAAACGGGGATCAAGGCTGATGAGGCAGTTCAGGCGGTACTGGGCACGAGCTTTAAGCAGCTCAGCCTTGGCCTGGTCCGGAGCTGGAATCTGGGGGAACTGACCAGCCTCGCACATAGCCAGGCAGCCAGCGGCGATCCAGCTGCTCGCGCGGTAGCGCTGGGCGTGCAAATCAGTGAAGCCGCTTTGAACGGCTGGGAGTGCGAGCAGATGGCCGCGCTGACCAAGGCTGTCGCGGAGTTCACAGGGGTAGATGATGAGGACGCGCTGCAGCAGATACTCGCCAGCGCCGACGAAACGGTGCAGGTGGCGACGACATTCGGCGCCAGCCGCTTAGGTAGGCTCATCCCCAGCACCGACCCGGAACAGATTCGTTTGCAGCAGGCCCAGCGCCAGGCAGCCCTGTTGCAGCCGGACCTGCTGCTGATGCAGCAAACCCTGCAGGACCTCGGGCTGCTGGCTACGGGTGGAGGCGAGGCAGGGCTGATTCTGGATACGCTGCTGAAAGGCCTGCACCGCGGGGTTGGTCTGGAACGGGTAATGGTGGCGGTACTGGCGGATCAGCAGACGCGCCTTAAGGCACGCTGCGCCGTAGGCGAAGGAACGGAGGCCTGGCTGCAGGGCTTCGTCCTACCGGCAGATCAGCCCGAACAGCCGCATGTCTTCAGCTATGCGTTGCGCCATCGGCAGTCGCTATGGATGGGCGTGCCAGCGAGCTATAACTTGGCAGATCTGGTGACCCAGCCGCTGCGCCAGTGGTTTGGCAACGGCATGTTCTTCATCGCGCCACTGATGGCTGGTACTCGCGAAATCGGAGTGCTGTATGGGGATTGCAGGCTCTCCGGACGAGCACTGAAACACGAGCAATTCGTGGCTTTCCAGCGCTTCGCCCAATTGACCGGGCGCTGTCTGGAGGCGCTGAGCAAGCGCTCGGTTGGTTGAGCGCGGGCTCAGTTCGGAAGATAGAGCGTCAGCAGCTGGCCAGGTCGCAGTACTTCGGTTCCTTTCGGGTTCCAAGTCTTCAGATTGGTCAGTTGCACGTTAAAGCGCTTGGCTATCTGGTATAGCGAATCGCCTTTCTGCACCTTGTAGTAGGTCGGCGAATTGTCTTTTTTCGCCGCCGTGCTGGTTGCAGGGCCTTGCAGGAACAGCGCCTGACCAACCTTCAGTTGGCTACCGGAAAGCTTGTTCCAGCGCTGCAGGTCACGTACCGACACCCTTTGAGCCTTGGCGATGTCCCAGAGATTGTCTCCAGGCTTGACTCGGTAGCTGCGCGGCGTCGCTGCCGGCTGGCGTGCCACGGCATGCAGAAGCTCCCGCGAGGTGCCGGCGTCACCACTGGTCGGAAGGCTGAGCACCTGTCCGATCCGTAGCGTGTCGCTCTTCAGTCGGTTCACGTCGCGGATGATATTCACGGTCAGATGATGGCGGTTGGCGATGACGCCCAGGGTGTCTCCTGCGCGCACCTGATATTGCTGCCAGTCGACCAGATCCTGCGGCTTCATCATTGCCAGGTTGGCTGCCAGCATCTCGGCTTTTTCCAACGGCACCAGTAGCTGCTGCGGACCGTCCAGGGTGATGCGGCGGGTGAAGGCGGGATTCAGCTGGTAGAGCTCGTCCTCGTCGAGGTCGGCGAGTTTGGCGACCCGCGCCAGATCCATGCGCTGCTTGAGTGCGATCACCTCGAAGTAGGGCTCGTTGGCAATCGGGTTGAGATTGATGCCGTAAGCCTCGGGAGCCTGGATCAACTGCGACAGCGCCAGTAGCTTCGGCACATAGTCACGAGTTTCACGTGGCAGCGGGAGGTTCCAGTAGTCGGTTGGCAGGCCCAGCTTCTGATTGCGTTCGATCGCTCGACTGACAGTGCCTTCGCCGGCGTTGTAAGCCGCCAGGGCAAGCAGCCAGTCCCCGTTGAAGAGACCGTGCAGGTAGCTCAGATAGCGCAGCGCGGCGTTGGTCGATGCCGTGATATCCCGGCGGCCGTCATACCAGCTGGTCTGGCGAAGATTGAAGTGCCGACCGGTGGATGGAATGAACTGCCAAAGCCCGACGGCATGCGCGGGGGAGTAGGCGAAGGGGTCGTAGGAGCTTTCGATGATTGGCAGCAGCGCCAGTTCCAGCGGCATGTCGCGCTCTTCAAGACGCTCGACGATGTAGTGAATAAACGGACTGCTGCGCTCGCTGACAACTTCGATGGACTTGGGGCGGCTTGAGAGCAGCAGGCGCTGCTGCTCGATGCGCGGGTTGCTGTCCAGATGCTCCTGTAGCTTGTAGCCCTCGCGGATTCGCTCCCAGATATCTTCGTGCTCGGTGACGGCGGTAGTGTCGCTCAGCCAGATGGGCTCTTGCGCCACTGGCGCCATCGCACGCCTTGTCTGCTCGCGGCCCTCGTCGCGCACGGCGTTGCTCTGACAGCCCGCTAGGGCGACGCATATGGCGAGGGCCAACGCACGACCAGAGGCTGCCAAGGCGTCCGTTTCGTGGCGTTTCTTGGGAGCTGGCGGCATTGGCTGGAATCTTCCCCGGAAACAAAATTCGGGGGATTCTAGGAACGCACCCTGGTGGGGTCAAGTTTGCAGGCTCCGTTTCGGGAACCTGTCGAGCTTGTCAGAAGCGGTCTTTCCAGGCGCGCAAAGCCGCGAAAACCGCGACGTCGCCCTCTAGTTTGCGGCCGCTGTGCTCGCTAGCGGCCTGTTGGACTGCCTCAACGCCGCTGCGCAGAAAGGGGTTGCTGGCGCGCTCGATGTTCATTCGAGTAGGCAGGCTGAAGCGATTTGCTTCCCGCAGCGCGGCTACCTCGTGCAGGCGCTGCTGGATGTCTGGGTTGCCCGGCTCTACGGCCCGGGCGAAACGCAGATTGCTCAGGGTGTATTCGTGGGTGCAATAAATGAGCGTGCAGTCCGGTAGCGCCGCCAGACGCTGTAGCGATGCGAACATCTGCTCGGCTGTACCTTCGAACAGTCGTCCGCATCCTGCCGCGAACAGGGTGTCACCGCTCAACAACCAAGGCTGCTCGGCATCGGCGTGAAAATAGGCTATGTGCCCGAGGGTATGGCCAGGCACCGCAATGACCTGCAACACCTTGTCCAGCACCTGGATGCGCTGGCCATCGCTCAGCGCCTCATCGCGCGCGGGGATGTTTTCGGCTGCAGGCCCGTAAACGCGGGCGCCGGTCTCCGCCTTGAGTCGTTCGACGCCGCCAACGTGATCGTGATGGTGATGAGTGATAAGGATATCGCTGAGTTGCCAGGTCGGATGCTCTTGCAGCCAGCGCAGCACCGGCGCGGCGTCACCGGGGTCGACGGCCGCGCATCGTTGCGTTGCTTCGTCCTGCAGCAACCAGATGTAGTTGTCGGTGAAGGCGGGCAGTGCTTCGATCTTGAACATGGGGCGGGTCGCCAATCGGGTGACAAAGGCGCATCCTAGCAGTCCCATGAAAAAGTTGAACCCGAGTGAACCCAGTGCCGCGCAGATACGCACGGCGAACGGAGCCGAGCGATGAACGATCGACCGTCCACCCAGGGCAACGACCATTGGCTGTCCATGATCAATCAGGCATCTGACTGGTTCGAGGGTCCGTTGGGTCAGCAACTGCTTGCTCAAGAGAAGCTCGTACTTACCGAAGAGCTGGCGCGCTGCTTCGGCAGCTATCTAGTGCATAACGGTCCGTTCAGCGGAGATCCAGTACAGCCGCAGAACATCAAACGCAGCGTGCGCTTGGGGGCGCCTTTGCCTGGGGTTGAAATCCACTGCGAGGAACAGGCCTGGCCGCTCGGCGAGCACGCGGCCGATGTCGTGGTGTTGCAACATGCGCTGGACTTCAGTCTTTCGCCCCATGGGCTGCTGCGCGAAGCGGCACGCGGCGTTCGTCCGGGTGGACATCTGCTGATCGTCGGAATCAATCCCTGGAGTGCCTGGGGCGTGCGGCATCTGCTATCGCGTGAGGCATTCCGCCAAGCACGCTGTATCCGCCCGTCGAGGGTTGGTGACTGGCTGAACCTGCTGGGATTCGCGCTGGAGAAACGTCGCTTCGGATGCTATTGTCCGCCGCTTTCTTCGGGCGACTGGCAGGCGCGTTTATCACGCTTGGAGTCGGTTGGGCAGCAGTTGCAGGCGCCGACCGGCGGCTTCTATCTATTGGTGGCGCGTAAGCTGATGATCGGTCTTCGACCGTTGCGCCAGGAGCGGCGCGAGCGAATGGGCAAGCTGCTGCCGATGCCGGTGGCTAAGATCAGCCGCCGCGACGCCGAGCAGCACCGGCTCCCTTGAAGACCAGACCCTGCCGGCAAACAGAGTAAGCGATCGAACATGAGTGACGACTGGGTCGAGATTTATACCGACGGTGCCTGCAAGGGCAACCCTGGCCCAGGCGGCTGGGGCGCGCTGCTTATATATAAGGGCGTCAAGCGTGAACTCTGGGGTGGCGAACCCGAAACCACCAATAACCGAATGGAGCTCATGGCTGCCATTCGTGCACTTGCCGAGCTGAAGCGTTCATGCAAGGTGCGTCTGGTGACCGACTCGCAATACGTCATGCAGGGCATCAATGATTGGATGCCGAACTGGAAGAAACGCGGCTGGAAAACGGCGAGCAAGCAGCCGGTGAAGAATGCCGACCTTTGGCAGCAGCTCGACGAACAGGTCAATCGGCATCAGGTGAGCTGGGAGTGGGTCCGCGGACATACCGGACATCCTGGCAACGAGCACGCCGACCTACTGGCCAACCGCGGCGTGGTGCAGGCCAAACGTCAACCGATTGTGTAAGTGAGCGAAACGACATGCGCAGCGTAGTGCTGGATACCGAAACGACCGGCATGCCGGTGGCCGATGGCCACCGGATTATCGAGATTGGTTGTGTCGAAGTCATCGGTCGCCGCCTGACCGGGCGGCACTACCACGTCTATCTGCAGCCTGATCGCGAAGTGGATGAAGGGGCGATTGCCGTTCACGGCATCACCAACGAGTTTCTCGTCGACAAGCCGCGTTTCCGTGATGTCGCTGACGAGTTCTTCGAGTTCATCAAAGGCGCGCAGCTGGTCATTCATAACGCTGCGTTCGACCTTGGCTTCATCAATAATGAGTTTGCTCTGCTCGGCCAGCAGGAGCGTGCCGAGATCACCGACCATTGCTCGGTGCTCGACACCCTGCTGATGGCCCGCGAGCGCCATCCGGGCCAGCGCAACAGCCTCGATGCGCTATGCAAACGCTACGGCGTGGACAACTCCGGCCGGGATCTGCACGGCGCTCTGCTCGATGCCGAGATTTTGGCCGATGTCTGGCTGACCATGACCGGCGGGCAGACCAACCTGTCTCTTGCCGGTGACGGTGAAAGCTCCGACGGTGGCCGGCAACAGCCCAGCCCGATCCGTCGCCTGCCGGCTGATCGACCGCGCACAGCGGTGCTGCGTGCCAGCGAGGAAGAACTTGCAGCGCATATGGCGCGCATGGCCGCGATCGAGAAAGCGGCGGGTGCCGCCCCGCTGTGGGCTCAGCTCGAAGGCTGAAGCTGCTGGTGTCGCTGACTCGCACGGAGATGCTGGCGACTGCCGTCGGCTTGATGCGCTGTTCCTTTGTTGCGGACACTTCTACCCTGTAGAAGGATCGTCCGCAGAGAGCACGCATGTATAAAGACCTGAAATTCCCCATCCTTATCGTTCACCGTGACATCAAGGCCGACACCGTTGCTGGCGAACGCGTGCGTGGCATCGCTTCGGAGCTGGAGCGCGACGGCTTCAATATCCTCCCCACCGCCAGCTCAACCGAAGGGCGCATCGTTGCCTCTACTCACCACGGGCTGGCTTGCATCCTGGTGGCCGCGGAGGGTGCCGGTGAAAATCAGCGCCTGCTGCATGACGTGGTGGAGTTGATTCGGGTTGCTCGGCGCCGCGCCCCGCGTCTGCCGATCTTCGCCCTTGGCGAGCAGATCACCATCGAGAATGCGCCAGCCGAGGCGATGGCCGATCTGAATGAGTTGCGCGGTCTGCTTTATCTGTACGAGGACACCGTGCCTTTTCTGGCGCGGCAGGTCGCGCGCGCCGCGCGCGGTTACCTCGAGGACCTGCTGCCTCCATTCTTCAGTGCGCTGGTCCGACACACTGGCGAGTCAAACTATTCCTGGCATACGCCGGGGCACGGCGGGGGAGTGGCCTATCGCAAGAGTCCGGTCGGGCAGGCTTTCCATCAGTTCTTCGGTGAGAACACGCTGCGTTCGGATCTCTCGGTGTCGGTGCCCGAGCTTGGCTCGCTGCTCGATCACACCGGGCCGGTTGCGGCGGCCGAGGCTCGCGCGGCGCGTAACTTCGGCGCCGACCACACCTTCTTCGTGATCAACGGCACCTCGACGGCGAACAAGATCGTCTGGCATTCGATGGTCGCGCGGGACGATCTGGTGCTGGTCGATCGCAACTGCCACAAGTCGATTCTGCACGCGATAATCATGACCGGTGCAATACCGCTGTACATGAGCCCGACGCGCAACGAGCTGGGTATCATCGGGCCGATTCCGCTGGAAGAATTCACCCGCGAGTCCATTCAGGCCAAGATCGCCGCCAACCCGCTGGCCCGCGGTCGGCCGCCCAAGGTGAAGTTGGCGGTGGTGACCAACTCGACCTATGACGGGCTCTGCTACAACGCCAACCTGATCAAGCGCACCCTCGCCGACAACGTCGAAGTGCTGCATTTCGACGAGGCTTGGTATGCCTATGCGGCGTTTCACGAGTTCTACGATGGCCGTTATGGCATGGACACGCGGGAGCAGGGCCCGCTGGTCTTCACCACCCATTCCACGCACAAGCTGCTCGCTGCGTTCAGCCAGGCATCGATGATTCACGTGCTCGACAGCCAGACCCGGCAACTTGACCGCGACCGCTTCAATGAAGCTTTCATGATGCACATCTCCACCTCGCCGCAGTACGGCATCCTGGCATCGCTGGATGTGGCGTCGGCCATGATGGAGGGGCCGGCTGGGCGCTCGCTGATCCAGGAAACCTTCGACGAAGCGCTGAGCTTTCGCAGGGCGCTGGCCAACTTGCGCCAGCATATCGATGCGGACGACTGGTGGTTCAGCATCTGGCAGCCGCCGCTGGTCGATGGCGCCGAGGCGCTGGTTACTCCGGATTGGCTACTCGAGCCAACGGCTGACTGGCATGGTTTCGGCGATATTGCCGACGATTACGTGCTGCTCGATCCGATCAAGGTCACGCTCGTCACGCCTGGACTTAGTGCATCGGGTGCGCTGGGCAAGAGCGGCATCCCGGCGGCAGTGGTCAGCAAGTTTCTATGGGAACGCGGCCTGGTGGTGGAGAAGACCGGGCTCTACTCGATGCTCGTGCTGTTCTCCATGGGTATCACCAAAGGCAAGTGGAGCACGCTGCTCACCGAGCTGCTGGAGTTCAAGCGGCACTACGACGCCGATATACCGCTGGCCGATGCGCTGCCATCAATCGTGCGAGCCGGCGCAGCGACCTACGCCGGTATGGGCTTGCGCGACCTCTGCGATGCCCTGCATGCCTGTTATTGCGAGAACGCCACGGCGCGAGCCATGCGCAGGATGTACACCGCATTGCCAGAGCCCGCGATGACCCCGGCACAGGCGTACGACAAGCTGGTCCGGGGCGAGGTCGAAGCGGTGCCGATCGAGGCGTTGGAAGGGCGCATCGCGGCCGTCATGTTGGTGCCGTATCCGCCGGGCATCCCGCTGATCATGCCGGGCGAGCGCTTTACTGGGGAGACTCGCTCGATTCTCGATTACCTTCGCTTCGCCCGCGATTTCGCCGAGCGCTTTCCTGGGTTCGACGCCGATGTACATGGGTTGCAGCACGAGGTTGGTACGGATGGTAGCGTGTACACCGTCGATTGCATTCGCGAATGATCATTCGGCTACGGGCCAGGCCGTCTACCGCGGCATGAACAGGTCGACCGGCGGCGTGGTCTGTATCACATCGTCTGCATCGACATTCACTCCCGGTGGCACCAGTTGTTATAGTTGCCCACCGTCTTGCGGCTTACCCGCCATGACGCCCCATGCGCCCTTGCTGTCGAGGATGATAGCGTGACCGAATACAAAGCCTTCCGCGTAGAGTTGGCAGACAAGATTGCCCGAGTCGTGATCAACCGACCCGAGAAGATCAATGCGATGGATGCCGCGTTCTGGGCGGAAATCATCGATATCTTCAACTGGATCGATGCCACCGACGAGGTGCGCGTAGTGATCCTCAGCGGGGCCGGTGACCATTTCTCTTCAGGCATCGACCTGCAGCTGCTGGCCTCGGTCGGTAGCAAGCTGGGCAGTGATGTCGGGCGCAACGCCGAGCAGCTGCGCCGCAAGATCCTTTCGCTGCAGGCCTCGTTCAATGCTGTCGATCACTGCCGCAAGCCGGTCATCGCGGCCATCCAGGGCTACTGCCTGGGCGGCGCCATCGATCTGATCTCCGCCTGCGACATGCGTTACAGCACTGCAAGCGCGAAATTCTCGATCAAGGAAATCGACATGGGCATGGCCGCCGATGTCGGGACCTTGCAGCGTCTGCCGCGCATCATCGGCGATGGCATGATGCGTGAGTTAGCGTTTACTGGTCGCACGATAGACGGCGAAGAAGCGCGCAGCATCGGCCTAGTCAATCGTACCTATGCCGACCAGCAGGCGCTGATGGATGGCGTTCTGGAGTTGGCCCGCGACATCGCTCGCAAATCACCTGTCGCCATTCGTGGCACCAAGGAAATGATCCGCTACATGCGTGATCATCGCGTCGACGACGGCCTCGAATATATCGCCACCTGGAATGCAGCCATGCTGCAGTCGGCCGATATCAAGGTCGCCATCGCTGCTCATATGAGCAAACAAAAGCCGGACTTTGCCGACTGATGCGCCATCAAACGTTTGCGCGGGAGGCGCACTAGGCATGGTTACTGGAGCTACTTCACTTGGTCTGGTACGTGACGAACTGTTCGCCACCATGGAAGAGGCCGAGCAGAGCCTTGAACACTTCATCATTGATCGCAACAACGGCGGCCTGCTGCAGCAGGCCGTGGAAAACCTCAAGCAGGTGCGCGGTACGCTCAATCTCATCGAGCTGACGGGGGCCGAGTTGCTGGCGCAGGAGATCCTGCAGCTGGCGACCGATATCCCTGTTGGTGCCGGCGAAGACCGCGACGTACAGCTTGCCGCGTTGAGCAACGCGCTCTACGTGTTGCGACGCTATCTGGAAAGCGTCGATGCCAGCCGCCAGGAAATTCCCGAGCTGCTGCTTCCGGCGATCAACGCGCTGCGACAGGCTTGCGCGCAGCCGGCATTGCCGGAGAGTTTTTTCTTCAGCGTTCGACTCGATCACGCTCGCCCTGCGGTAGATGTACCAGCCCGGTCCGGTGCTGCGCCAGTTGCCGAGGCCCGGCGCCTGCGTCAGATGTATCAGGTTGGGTTGCTGGGCTTCATCCGCGAAGAGAATCTGCCAGCCAGCCTGAAACTCATGAACCGTGCGTTGACGCGCCTGGATCATCTCTTCATCGAATCCCCCGCCAGCCGGCTGTGCTGGATCGGCAGTGCGGCCCTCGAATCGCAGCTGGACGGCCAGCTGCTGCCGCGCAAGTCGCGCAAGCAGCTGTTTTCGCGGCTCGACCGCGAGCTCAAGCAGGTACTCGGCAACCCTGCGTACGAGGCCCCGCGGAGTCTGCTCAAAGAGCTGCTGTACGTCGTCGCCTTGGCGGATACGCAGGGACCTATTGCCAGCCAGGTTCGCCAGGTGTTCTCGCTAAGCTCGCTGCCGTTCACTGACCATCTGCTCGAAGAGGAGTCTCAACGCCTGGCTGGCCCTGGGCAGGCGGTGATGCGCTCGCTGTCCTCGGCAATCCGCGAGGAGCTGGCTAGCCTGAAGGATTTGCTGGATCTGATCGAGCGCGGTACCGCGCAGGCGGAAGCCTATTCGAATCTGCATAACCTGCTCGGCAAGATGGCCAAGACCCTGGGGATGGTTGGCCTTTCATCCGCGGCCAGTACCTTGCAGACGCAGCTGGGCGACGTCTCTGTCTGGAGCCTGGAGCATACGCCCGAGGCGCACGTCATTCAGCGCCTTGCCGACGCCGTGCTCTATGTCGAAAGCATGGTCGCCAGCCTGGAGCGTGGAGATCGGCGTGATACGAAGCCCCAAGTCGCCCGCCCAGGGATGGAGGCCGAAGCCTTCGCCAATCACCAGCTGACTGAGGCGCGCATCGTAGTAATCGACGAAGCGACCGCCGGACTCGCCCTCGCCAAACGGGCGATTACCGCCTATCTGGAATCCAATGGGGAGAAGCTGCACCTGGCCAATGTGCCATTCAGCCTGCAGGCGGTGCGTGGCGGATTACGTTTCCTCGAGCAGGAGCGTGCGGCTGACCTGATTGGCGCCTGTGCCGATTTCATTCAAAAGCAAATGCTTGAGTCGAATCAGATGCCGCCTGAGCAACTCTTGGAAACCCTCGCTGACGCCCTTACCAGCCTGGAATACTACCTCGAAGGTGGGGCGGTTCTACGCCGTGACGATTCACGCGTGAGCGTGCTTGATCTGGCCAGCGAGAGCGTGCGCGCGCTGGGCATGCCGGTAGCGGCCTGATGAGTCTGCGCTGGCAGGCGGCGCTGCTCGACCCCTCAGTGCCGGGGGGCTGGGCGGTGGTGCATTGCCGGCAGCAGTTTCTCCTCGACGACAATGGCGTGCTGTTTCCGCGGGACTGGCTCAAGCGCCTGGACCTACCGCTGCTAAGCGAGCAGGGGCTGGGTCATTTTGACGGGGAGCCGGTTTTTCTTTTTGAGCTAGAGTTCTCCGCGGAGGTGCCCGGTGCGCGCTGGCAGGGCCTGCGTCAGTTCATGCAGGAAGATGACCGCGATCTGTTCCGACTGCTCGGCTACGCCACACAAATAGGTACCTGGGCTAGCCAGCATCGTTTCTGTGGCAGCTGTGGCTCGCCGATGAAGCTGCGCGCAGGCGAGCGGGCGATGCACTGCCCGGCCTGCGGCGTTCAGCACTACCCCAGACTGTCCCCGAGCATGATCGTACTGGTCACCCGCGGGGATGAGCTGCTGCTGGCTCGCTCGCCGCGTTTCGCTCCCGGCGTCTATAGCACCCTGGCCGGCTACGTGGAGCCGGGTGAGTCGGTGGAGCAGTGCGTGGCGCGTGAAGTGCGGGAAGAAGTTGGCGTGGCGATCCATGCGCCACAATACATCGCAAGCCAGGGCTGGCCGTTTCCGCACTCGCTGATGCTGGGATTTCATGCCGAGTACGCCAGCGGTGAGATCGTGCCTCAGCCCGAGGAGATCGAAGACGCGCGCTGGTTCGCCATCGACAACCTGCCGGCATTACCCGCACGCCAATCCATTGCGCGTTATCTGATCGAGCTGTACTTGGCTCGCCGCCTAGGCCGCCCCGAACCAGTGCTGCCAGGCTAGACGCAGACTCATCGCCAGCACCACCAGAATAAACACCGGGCGGATGAACCGCGAGCCGCCACGGATTGCCGTGCGCGCGCCAAAATAGGCGCCGGCCATCAGTGCCAGGCCCATGCCGATTCCGAGTACCCATGCGACATGTCCAGCAATCACGAACACGCTCAGCGCCACTGCGTTGCTGACGAAATTCATGGTTCGCGCAACACCGCTGGCCCGCAGCAGATCGAGTGGATAGAGCAGCATGCTGCTGACGGTCCAAAAGGCGCCGGTGCCTGGGCCCGCCACGCCATCGTAGAAACCGAGCGAAAGGCCCTGTGGCCACTGTCGCTTGCGCCCGATCAGCGTCGCATCGCCGCTTGCGCGGGTGGGCATGCGGCTGAATAGGAGGTAGATGCCGCAGGCAGATACCACCAGGGGCAGCAGCTGGTTAAGCCAGCTTGCAGGCATGAACTGCGCGAGAACTGCACCCAGCGCCGCTCCGATTGCGGTGCCCGCAA
Protein-coding regions in this window:
- a CDS encoding TSUP family transporter gives rise to the protein MPLALELALDPSTLLILFAVAFTAGFIDAIAGGGGLLTIPALLTAGLPPHLVLGTNKLCATFGSATASYTFYRRRLFEPGIWRSALAGTAIGAALGAVLAQFMPASWLNQLLPLVVSACGIYLLFSRMPTRASGDATLIGRKRQWPQGLSLGFYDGVAGPGTGAFWTVSSMLLYPLDLLRASGVARTMNFVSNAVALSVFVIAGHVAWVLGIGMGLALMAGAYFGARTAIRGGSRFIRPVFILVVLAMSLRLAWQHWFGAA